In Humulus lupulus chromosome 6, drHumLupu1.1, whole genome shotgun sequence, a single genomic region encodes these proteins:
- the LOC133784754 gene encoding uncharacterized protein LOC133784754, which produces MAGRPRVSKKKVTLKKKKGPSSSDPVKKQKSMNEILGVEAIDFNLESAEEAEDEIADIAASEAPVRSETPDSEKILEQHLEVRSTLKDWVSVLKGASVPSNDTGKPKLILILNLDSEDQIGKSGEVVDCVQIEPEDIEDEILYWSTTIVCYVLGSNPPISVMEGFFRRIWRGKGVEKVGLLAPGVFMVRFNTLEEKDEIMNGGYHFFDKKPIIMKNWDPNTRFTREVVLNVPLWVQLCNLDLKFWGEKAMTKIMNSVGKYIRQDRATLAREKLQYARVLIEVNISQELPNVIKFRDENGEAVYVDLYFEWKPDRCASCKGFGHKQEVCKKKTQNVPDKVWKPKVIPDASTMPVHLLEARVKATEMGALYLHMFQGWCFTTNLMNHPNGRIIVAWNPRSFDVSIQGSSSQWMHCIVEAKTGEKFELTSVYEFNVVKGRESLWSDLKKIKIEVKFPWLVLGDFNAILSTEDRLRYTGDGSDLFPFQNCVQYCGLEDVKFSGSFFTWNNKQEGKARVYAKIDRVLANDHWRELFEAAEVSFLLEGDFDHYFHQKVAQSREEEVHGNPMYRLVVKLKRLRAVLRLINKEGKGDVFVKETESFAELIKAQEKIREHPGDISFIHEEITARKKYVEAHEDMLQFLKQKVKIQWLKEGDQNTKLFHNSIRSRRIQNAIYSTWDLQGNRHDTQDGVSLAFQEYYSDLLGMKVASRKSVIASIVQEGQVISESQAEFLVKRFTEAEVKAAVYSIPNDKAPGLDGYSSAFFKHT; this is translated from the exons ACCGAGGGTTTCGAAGAAGAAAGTCAcactgaagaagaagaaaggtcCATCATCCTCAGATCCAGTAAAGAAACAGAAATCTATGAATGAAATTCTTGGAGTGGAGGCCATAGATTTCAACCTGGAATCGGCAGAGGAGGCAGAGGATGAGATTGCCGATATTGCCGCATCTGAAGCTCCAGTCCGCAGCGAAACGCCTGACTCGGAGAAGATCCTGGAACAGCATTTAGAGGTGAGATCGACGCTGAAAGATTGGGTTAGTGTGTTGAAAGGGGCTTCCGTTCCATCTAATGATACAGGTAAACCCAAGCTCATCCTGATTCTGAATCTTGATTCAGAGGATCAGATTGGAAAATCAGGGGAAGTTGTTGATTGTGTGCAAATTGAGCCAGAGGACATAGAGGATGAGATCCTATACTGGAGTACAACAATAGTTTGCTATGTGTTGGGTTCTAATCCTCCTATTTCAGTAATGGAGGGATTCTTTAGAAGAATTTGGAGGGGGAAAGGAGTGGAAAAAGTTGGTTTATTAGCACCAGGTGTGTTCATGGTGAGGTTCAATACTCTGGAGGAAAAAGATGAGATCATGAATGGAGGCTATCATTTTTTTGATAAAAAACCAATTATAATGAAGAACTGGGATCCGAATACTAGATTTACTAGAGAGGTTGTTCTGAATGTGCCACTTTGGGTTCAATTATGTAATTTGGACTTAAAGTTTTGGGGAGAGAAGGCTATGACAAAAATTATGAACTCTGTGGGTAAGTATATTCGGCAAGATAGAGCAACTTTGGCTAGAGAAAAATTACAATATGCTAGGGTGTTGATTGAAGTAAATATCTCTCAGGAGCTACCGAATGTGATTAAATTTAGAGATGAAAATGGAGAAGCAGTGTATGTAGACCTTTATTTTGAATGGAAGCCAGACCGGTGTGCTAGCTGCAAAGGATTTGGGCATAAGCAAGAGGTATGTAAGAAGAAGACACAAAATGTTCCTGATAAAGTCTGGAAGCCAAAAGTCATACCAGATGCTAGTACAATGCCAGTTCA TCTCCTAGAAGCAAGGGTTAAGGCTACCGAAATGGGAGCCTTATACCTCCATATGTTTCAAGGGTGGTGTTTCACTACTAATTTGATGAATCATCCAAACGGCAGAATTATTGTGGCTTGGAATCCTAGAAGTTTTGATGTGAGTATTCAAGGAAGCTCAAGTCAATGGATGCATTGTATTGTGGAAGCCAAAACTGGTGAGAAGTTTGAACTCACTTCAGTGTATGAATTCAATGTTGTTAAAGGAAGAGAGAGTTTATGGAgtgatttgaaaaaaattaagattGAAGTTAAATTCCCTTGGCTTGTGTTGGGGGACTTTAATGCTATCTTGTCAACTGAAGATAGACTTCGTTACACTGGAGATGGCTCGGATTTATTTCCTTTTCAGAACTGTGTTCAGTATTGTGGCCTTGAAGATGTTAAGTTTTCTGGTTCCTTTTTTACTTGGAACAATAAACAAGAAGGAAAAGCTAGAGTTTATGCAAAGATTGATCGGGTTTTAGCTAATGATCACTGGCGTGAGCTGTTTGAGGCTGCTGAAGTGAGTTTCTTGCTGGAGGGAGATTTTGATCACT ATTTCCATCAGAAAGTAGCTCAAAGTAGGGAGGAAGAGGTTCATGGGAACCCAATGTATAGGCTGGTTGTGAAATTGAAGAGGTTAAGAGCTGTTTTGAGATTGATTAATAAAGAAGGGAAAGGTGATGTGTTTGTTAAAGAGACAGAGTCCTTTGCTGAGTTGATCAAAGCTCAAGAGAAGATTAGAGAGCACCCAGGTGACATCTCCTTTATCCATGAAGAGATTACAGCCAGGAAAAAGTATGTTGAGGCTCATGAGGATATGTTACAATTTCTTAAGCAGAAAGTGAAAATTCAGTGGTTGAAAGAAGGGGATCAAAACACGAAACTGTTTCATAATAGTATTAGAAGCAGAAGAATTCAAAATGCAATCTATTCTACTTGGGATCTTCAAGGGAATCGCCATGATACTCAAGATGGAGTGAGCCTTGCTTTTCAAGAGTATTATTCTGACTTGTTGGGAATGAAAGTGGCGAGCAGGAAGTCTGTGATTGCTAGTATTGTTCAAGAAGGGCAGGTTATTTCGGAGAGTCAAGCTGAGTTCTTGGTAAAGAGATTTACCGAAGCTGAGGTCAAGGCTGCAGTGTACTCGATTCCAAATGATAAGGCTCCAGGACTTGATGGGTACAGCAGCGCTTTTTTCAAGCATACTTAG